The genomic window CTGATAAAAGTTGAAGTTACAATAGATTTATCCTTGTCAAGCATATGAATGTAGCCATTATTATCATAAAGTTTTGTGGCTTTTTCAATTTCATATTTAAGTTTTTCAACATCATGAACGTTTATTAATCTTAATTCACGATAACCAAGATTGGTTTCATTACTTTCAAGATTTTTGGCGTCATCAATATATGTGATAATTTCGGTCTCTTCACCAGTGTCTAATGAGAATGCAAACATTTTATTTGTGTAAGTTTTTAATAATTTCTGTAATCAATTTCAAAACCTTCGTCGATTTCTTCCGGTTTGTGAAATTGAGTTCCTTTTACCCATATCCCATCGATGCCGCGATAAGTGGGAATTCCGCTGTCTGATGAAATTCCAGCACCGGTAAGAAAAGTGAAAAGATTTCGTTTTTCTTTATGATAAATCTGATGGATGATTTCTTCTAATTGCTCTTTCATAGCTTTATAAAGTTTAAAACTAATAAATTTCTCCACAACAAAAAAGCCCCGAAACAATTCCGGAGCTTTTTTTAATCAACTAAATAATATATTCTACTTTACAATTACTCTTTTTAAGTGTCCTTCCGAAGTTTTTACCAGATAAACTCCTGTAGAAAGCTTCGAAGTTTCGATTGTTAAAGCGTTTTTCTCTTTTCCGATTAATTTTCCGGACATATCATACAATTCATAATCCTGAGCTCTGTTGAAGTACAGCGTATTTCCTTTTGTAACCGGATTCGGGAATACATTGAAGGTCGCTTTTTCAGCTTTTACTTCACCGGTTGCCAGCGTTGTAGAAGCGATTTCGTACATCGATAATGTTCCGCTGATTTCGTTGGCGATTACTACATATCCTTTTCCTGTCGTCGTATTTTCAGGAGCGATGTAGATGATACCTTCCGGGCCGTTATCACCACCATAAGCCGAGGTCATTCGGGAATTTTTGTAATCCGTGAAAGTCGGGTTATTCGGATCTGTCACGTTGTAGACCATCACACCTCCGGTTCTTTCCAATGTTACGAAGGCGTACGTTTGCCCATTGATAGTTCCTAAAGCTATACCTTCCGGTTCAGGACCTTTGGCGCGGCTTCTGTTTTTGGCTCCGTTGGATTCATTATCAGCATTAAAAATCAATGGATGATTGGCGGCAAGATATCTTTCAAACCTGTCACCACTGTCGTAAACGATCTGTTTGGTATCGGCATTGAAAATGGAGAACGAACGAGCTCCCAATGCTGCAATTTCCTCAAATTCCGCATCTCCGTCTGTATTTCCTGTCGCATTAGAAACCCTGAATCTTCCTAAGTTATAGGATGCTTTTAAAATAGATGATTGTGGGAAAAGTGTGGCATCCAAAGTATAATTATTTGCCCCTACCGTTGTTCTTTCGCTGAAGCCTGAAAGATCTTTTTCGTCACCTTCGTTAGCAGTTATCACATAATTTGTGCCTCCTGTTTTAAAATTCTGAACGGCATCAGGCATATAATAAGCTTTCACGGGCCAGTTGGCGATTAAAACTTCACCATTGTTATCAGAAGCATCAAAACCGTTTCCTGGAAGGCTCATATCTTTTTTGCCCAGCCCCCAAATGCTTGTAATTGTTTTAGTGGCTAAATTAATTTCCGCAACGGCATTATTTTCCTGAAGTGTAACCCAGGCTTTCTGGCTGTCTGCGCTGATGGTAACATATTCTGGCTCCAAATCCTGAGACAAGGTATTATTGGTTCTTACTTTTCTTAAACCTGTCGCCGCCAATGTTGCAACCTGAGAATCAAAAGCATTGAAATTAAGCGTTGTTACGTTGCTTTGAGAAAGGTTGTTAATTCCTCCCGAAATATCAATAATACTAATGGTTCCTTCCGGATCTACCGTATAAGCGTCGTTGGGTTCGCCTTCGTTGGCTGTGATCACTTTTGTTCCGTCCGGAGAGAATGTCACCATATCCGGTAACGCACCTACCGTAACTTGCTTCAGGAAATTTCCGTTAATATCAAAGAAAACCACAGAACCGTTTTGTTGCGGATTGGCATTCGGAGAAGCAGCTGCAATGATTCCGTTTTTCACGGCGATGCTAGTAATTCCGCCGTAAGGAGCCATATTAATGGTATTTACAACCGTTGGCGTATTTGGATTACTGAAATTAATAATGTCAAAAACATCGGTAATTGAACTGATCGTAAATAGTCTTTGGGTTGAAGGATCATGAACTACAATTTCCGTAGAACTGTTATTGTTTCCAGAAGGATCGAAGCTTCCGATATAATTTAATGAAATTTGATTGGATGGAACAGGCGCTGGTTTGTCATTGTCAACAATATACACTGTTGCATTGTTGTCACCCGAAATCGTTGCACCAACCGGATTTTCAAGGCTTACTACAAAATATTCCGCTTGTTGCTCTTCTAAAGCATCATCGTTGATTGGAATATTGACCGTATAATCTGTCGTTGAAGGAGTAAGGGTAATGGTTTGATTGGCCAAAGTAAAATCATTACTGTCCGCAGTACCGAACGGAGCCGGTTTTACCACCAAATTTACCGATGAAGCAGATGGATTATTAACATTGATTTTAAATGCTAAAGTCCCCGCATTCTCATTGACTTTAATGAAATTTTTATCTAAAGAAATAGAAGTTCCCGCTGTTGTAAACGTTGCAGACGTTGAAGTTGTCACGGCATTATCACTCGTATCTTCCACCATATTCGGTTTTAATGCTAAATAATAAGCCTGATTCGGAACTAGCCCTGAAGTCGGGATAACCGTGATTTTATTGTTAGCGAAAGTCGTCATGAAGGGAACCTGAGCTCCTGAAGAATTTCCAAGACGGAAATCTACAAGATTTTGTGCATTAGAATCGTTGATCGCAGAATTGTCGGCTAATCTTATATTTTCATTGAAAGAAATCGTAGGATTTGCGGTAGTTGAGGCATTATTTGTGTTGTTGGCAGGAAGATAAGTTACGGTGGGTGGAGTAGTGTCGGCTCCTCCAGCTGCTGTTGCATCGACTGTAAAATTGTCGAAACGGTTGTTCCCGACAGTTCCTCCCGAACCTGCTGAGAACTCAACTTTTAGTTTAAAATTCGGATTGTTGGCCACGCCCGCAATGGCAGAAAAATCAAAAGTTACCAGTTGCGGATTGGCGTCTAGCGGAGAAACCGTCTGGTAAGTCTGGAAAGTTGTTCCATCCGTAGAATAAGACCAGGTCTGGGTTCCTGCTCCTGAACCTGATCTTCTGGTCGTAAATTTTACAACAACATTGTTATAGCCTGTTGTCGGCAAATTAAACTGTAAATTCCCGTTAATAGGGAAGTTATATCTCAAATGCGTTCCTGAAGCGTCGCCGTTTCTGGCATTTAAATTTTCTACATTGAAGTTTTGTCCCGTTCCTCCCGCGAAATCGATCTCGGTGGTTCCGCTTGTCACGACAGCCATGGAACCTCCAACCAAAGTGGATGTAGGCGTTATGATGGTAGCTGCGGAAGCATTGTTATTAAAATTCCAGTAATGGATAAGGTTTGTCTGTCCGAAAACTGCACCCTGAAGAAAGAATGCGGCTACTACAGAGCCTTTTAATAAGTAGTTGTTAATCATTTTTTACTTACATTAAATTTATGCAAAAATGAACCTTCTACTTTGTAACTATTTTAATGGAATCTTAAGAAATGTTTAATATTATGTAATGATTTGTAAAAAAGGCTGAAAATGAAGCAGGGTGAAAGGGCAAAATGGCTAAAGCAATTCTGCGAACCTTTGGTCTTTACGATCTTACTTATTTAGTAACCTTTCCGGAAAAATTCAGGTTTTTTCCTGTTGATTTTTTTCCGTCCAATGGGTGTTTTTGCATATAGAAAAACCCCGAAATTGCAACTAAAACGAGTAATATAAAGGCAACCAGAAAAATTCTTTTTAACATTTCTTTCATATCGCCAGATTTTTAATGTCCTTAATTTCTAATGTAGAGGTTGGGTACCCTTTTTTCACTGCATTGATCATTGCCTTGCCAACGTCGTGCAAAGTTAGTGATTTTGAAGGTAATAGCACAGGAAAAAACCAGATAAAAGGTTTAAAAAACCATTTTACATTCACCTGACCTTCAACGGGTTTCATAAAACCGGGACGGAAATTGTACTCCGAACGGAAGCCCAATTTTCTTAAGGCATTTTCTGTTCTGCCTTTTACTCTTGCCCACATCAGTTTTCCGCTTTCGGTTTTGTCGGTATGTGCCCCGGAAACATAGTTGAAAACCATATCCGGATTTTGGTTTAAAACAGCTTTTGCAAAATGTAGGGTTGTGCCGTAAGTAATTTTGGTATAATCTTCTTCATTCATTCCTACACTGCTGATTCCGGCGCAGAAGAAACATGCGTCGTAGCCTTTAAGATTTTCGTCATTCAGGCCGATGTTCAGGAAATCCGGGATGATGTATTCTTTTAGTTTGGCGTGCTTTTTTCCGCAAGGCTTTCTGCTTACGCTTAAAACTTCGGAAACATTCGGATTTTCAAGACATTCCATTAAAACGCCTTCTCCTACCATTCCTGTTGCACCTGTGAGAATTATTTTAATTGAGTTCATTTTTTTAATGTTGTTATTTTGATGACGTTTTAGAAATTCACTTTACTTTAAAAAATAGCAAAAATTATACAGATTTTTTTTAGGTCATTGCGTAGAATGAAGCAAACCTATAAATGAAAAGAATATTTTGCACATCGTTTGTTATGTCATTCAGGAAGGATCTCAACGGTAGAAAGAGAAAGGAAAGTTTTTAATCAGATTAGAGTTATTTTAAAAT from Chryseobacterium wanjuense includes these protein-coding regions:
- a CDS encoding Sir2 family NAD-dependent protein deacetylase, yielding MKEQLEEIIHQIYHKEKRNLFTFLTGAGISSDSGIPTYRGIDGIWVKGTQFHKPEEIDEGFEIDYRNY
- a CDS encoding choice-of-anchor I family protein — encoded protein: MINNYLLKGSVVAAFFLQGAVFGQTNLIHYWNFNNNASAATIITPTSTLVGGSMAVVTSGTTEIDFAGGTGQNFNVENLNARNGDASGTHLRYNFPINGNLQFNLPTTGYNNVVVKFTTRRSGSGAGTQTWSYSTDGTTFQTYQTVSPLDANPQLVTFDFSAIAGVANNPNFKLKVEFSAGSGGTVGNNRFDNFTVDATAAGGADTTPPTVTYLPANNTNNASTTANPTISFNENIRLADNSAINDSNAQNLVDFRLGNSSGAQVPFMTTFANNKITVIPTSGLVPNQAYYLALKPNMVEDTSDNAVTTSTSATFTTAGTSISLDKNFIKVNENAGTLAFKINVNNPSASSVNLVVKPAPFGTADSNDFTLANQTITLTPSTTDYTVNIPINDDALEEQQAEYFVVSLENPVGATISGDNNATVYIVDNDKPAPVPSNQISLNYIGSFDPSGNNNSSTEIVVHDPSTQRLFTISSITDVFDIINFSNPNTPTVVNTINMAPYGGITSIAVKNGIIAAASPNANPQQNGSVVFFDINGNFLKQVTVGALPDMVTFSPDGTKVITANEGEPNDAYTVDPEGTISIIDISGGINNLSQSNVTTLNFNAFDSQVATLAATGLRKVRTNNTLSQDLEPEYVTISADSQKAWVTLQENNAVAEINLATKTITSIWGLGKKDMSLPGNGFDASDNNGEVLIANWPVKAYYMPDAVQNFKTGGTNYVITANEGDEKDLSGFSERTTVGANNYTLDATLFPQSSILKASYNLGRFRVSNATGNTDGDAEFEEIAALGARSFSIFNADTKQIVYDSGDRFERYLAANHPLIFNADNESNGAKNRSRAKGPEPEGIALGTINGQTYAFVTLERTGGVMVYNVTDPNNPTFTDYKNSRMTSAYGGDNGPEGIIYIAPENTTTGKGYVVIANEISGTLSMYEIASTTLATGEVKAEKATFNVFPNPVTKGNTLYFNRAQDYELYDMSGKLIGKEKNALTIETSKLSTGVYLVKTSEGHLKRVIVK
- a CDS encoding NAD-dependent epimerase/dehydratase family protein; the encoded protein is MNSIKIILTGATGMVGEGVLMECLENPNVSEVLSVSRKPCGKKHAKLKEYIIPDFLNIGLNDENLKGYDACFFCAGISSVGMNEEDYTKITYGTTLHFAKAVLNQNPDMVFNYVSGAHTDKTESGKLMWARVKGRTENALRKLGFRSEYNFRPGFMKPVEGQVNVKWFFKPFIWFFPVLLPSKSLTLHDVGKAMINAVKKGYPTSTLEIKDIKNLAI